Genomic DNA from Thermobifida alba:
ACCTCGACCTCCAGCGGCACGTCCGGGAAGCGTTCCCGGACCGCCCGCACCGCCTCGGCCACTCCCCCGGCCGCGGCCACGTGGTTGTCCTTGATCAGGGCGGCGTCGGCCAGTCCGAAGCGGTGGTTGACCCCTCCGCCGCAGCGGACCGCGTACTTCTCCAGGACCCGCAGTCCCGGGTGGGTCTTGCGGCTGTCCCGGATCGCCGCGCCGGTTCCCGCCACGGCGTCCACCCAGGCGCGGGTGGCGGTGGCGATGCCCGACAGGTGGGTGAGGAAGTTCAGCGCGGTCCGTTCGGCGGTGAGCAGGTCCCGGGTGCGGGCGGTGACGGTCATGAGGACGTCGCCGCGTTTGACGGGGTCGCCGTCGCGGGCGTGGCGGACCACCTCCAGCACACCGCCGCACACCGTGCGGAACACCAGTTCGGCGACCGGCAGCCCGGCGACCACCCCGTCGCGGCGGGCCACCACGTCGGCGGTGCGGGTCTGGGCGGCGGGGATGGTGGCGACGGTGGTGACGTCGACCTGCTCCCCCGAGCAGTCCTCCGCCAGTGCCGCGCGCACCAGTTCCTCGTGCCACTCCACGGCGGCGCGGGACCGGTCGGGCGAGGCCCCGCGCCGCGCGGCCTCGGGCACGTCGATCCGGTTCAGCTCCTCGACCAGTTCCTCGGGCAGTGTGTGGGGACGCATCGTCGTTTCCTCCCTGATCCCCGAAGCGTCGAGGACGAAGGTCCGGGAACGCGCCTCGGCGGACGGCTGTTCGTGGTCGGCTCTCCAGTGGGAGCCGCGGGTCTCGCGGCGGCGGGCGGCCGCCCGCACCAGGGCCCAGGCGACGGTGAGCTGGTTGGCGGCCTGCCAGGCGGGCACGCCCGGCGGCACGTCGGCGGAGGTTCCGCGCGCGGTGAGGTCCGCCAGTGCCGCGGCGGCCTCGGCGAGCCCGGCGGCGTCGCGGCGCACCCCGACGTGGCGGGACATGACCTCGCGCAGTTCCGGCAGGACGGCCGGGTCCACCAGGCCGGTGGGGCCCTTCCGTCCGGGGGCCGCCGGGGCGGAGGGGTCGGGGGGCTGCTCGTCGGCCAGCGCGGCGGCGATGCGGTCGGCGAAGACCACCCCTTCCAGCAGCGAGTTGGAGGCCAGCCGATTGGCTCCGTGCACGCCGGTGCGGGCGACCTCGCCGACCGCGTAGAGCCCGGGGAGGTCCGTGCGTCCGGCGTGGTCGACCCGGATGCCCCCGGAGGCGTAGTGCGCGGCCGGGGCGACCGGGACGAGGTCGGTGACCGGGTCGATGCCGTGGGTGCGGCAGGAGGCGAGGATGGTGGGGAAGCGGCGTTCCCACTTGTCCGCCCCGAAGTGGCGGGCGTCCAGGTAGACGTGGTCGGCGCCGGTCTCGGCCATGGCGCGGGCGATGCCGCGGGCGACGACGTCGCGGGGCGCCAGGTCCGCGAGTTCGTGTGCTCCCGCCATGAAGCGGCGGCCGTGCACGTCCACGAGGAACGCGCCCTCGCCGCGCACCGCCTCCGACACCAGGGGCTGGCGGCCCCGCGCCTGGGGGCCCAGCCACAGCACGGTGGGGTGGAACTGGACGAACTCCAGGTCCTGGACGCTGGCTCCGGCGCGCAGCGCCAGCGCCAGACCGTCGCCGGTGGACACCTCCGGGTTGGTGGTGGAGGCGAACACCTGGCCCATGCCGCCGGTGGCCAGGACGACGGCTCCGGCGCGCACTGCTCCCACCCCGTCGCGTTCCCCCTCGCCCATGACGTGCACGGTGATCCCGTGGACGCGGGGTCCGCCCGAGTCGTCGGTGCCGAGCAGCAGGTCGGGGACGAAGGCGTGTTCGATCAGCTCGATCCGGTCGCGGGCGCGGACCGCGTCGACCAGGGCGCGTTCGATCTCCGCCCCGGTGGCGTCGCCCCCGGCGTGCGCGATGCGGTTGGCGCGGTGGCCGCCCTCCCGGGTGAGCGACAGCTCCCCCGTCTCGGTGCGGTCGAAGGCGGTGCCCTGGGAGACCAGCCAGTGCAGCGCCTCGGGGCCCTCGTCGACCAGGACCCGCACCGCGTCGGGGTCGCACAGTCCCGCGCCCGCCTCGACGGTGTCCACCAGGTGGGCCCACGGGTGGTCGCCGGGGTCCACGGCCGCGGCGATGCCGCCCTGCGCCCAGCGGGTGGAGCCGTTGGCGAGCAGGTCCTTGGTGACGAGCACGACCCTGCCCGCGCTGGTCCGTTCGACGTAGCGCAGCGCGGTGCTGAGCCCCGCGATCCCGGATCCGACGACGACCACGTCGGCTTCGATGGTCCAACCGGGTTCCGGCGCGGTCAGCCGGAGCGGTAGCGGGGCAGGGCTCGCACTCACGACGAAGCTCCCTCTGCGATTCGGAGGAGACGGTTCAGAGCGTCAGCGGAACGTTATCAATGAGCCTGGTCTCGCCCACCCACGCGGCCACCGCCAGCACGGCGTCGCCCCGGTAGTCGCCGTCGACCTCGACGAAGGTGGTCGGGTTGACGAGCGTCAGGTAGTCGACGCTGACCGGGGGCGTGGCGTGCAGCGCCTCGCCGAGGACCGCGCGGGCCGCGGCGAGCACCGCGGCGGGGCCCGCGGAGGCGGCCTCCGCCCCTGCGAACAGCGCCCGGGACAGGGCCAGGGCGCTGGCCCGCTCCTTCTCGCTCAGGTAGACGTTGCGGCTGGAGGTGGCCAGTCCGTCGGGGTCGCGCACGGTCGGTGCGGCCAGGATGGTGACGGGCAGGCACAGGTCCCGGACCATGCGGCGCACCACGGCCACCTGCTGGGCGTCCTTCTGCCCGAAGACCGCCACGTCCGGGCGGACCAGGTTGAACAGCTTGTTGACCACGGTCAGCACGCCCTGGAAGAAGCCGGGGCGGAACTCCCCCTCCAGGACGCGTCCCATGCTGCCCGGGTCCACGGTGACGATCTGCCCCAGCCCGCCGTCGCCCGCGTCCGGGTACATGACGTCCACCGACGGCGCGAAGACCACGTCCACTCCCTCTTCGGCGCAGGCGCGCAGGTCGCTGTCGAAGGTGCGGGGGTAGCGGTCGTAGTCCTCGTTCGGCCCGAACTGCAGCGGGTTGACGAAGATGCTGACGGCCACCGTGTCGGCGTGTTCGCGGGCCGCGGCGATGAGGCTGCGGTGTCCGGCGTGCAGGGCTCCCATGGTGGGGACCAGGGCGAGGCGGCCCAGTCGCGGGCGTAGGGCCTGGAGTTCCTCGGCGGTGCGGGTCACGACCGGGGTGCTTCCTGCGGAGGCGGTCGAATCGGTCACGGCTGGTCTCCGTCGGTCGGGAAGGGTGCGTGTCAGGTGAGGACGTCGAGCAGCCGCTCGGCGTCCTGCGGTCTGAGCAGGCCTGCCGCGAGTGCGCGGTCCGCGGTGAGGCGGGCCAGCGCGACGTAGCTCGCGACGCTCTCCGGGGCGTGCTCGCGTAGCTGGGCGAGGTGTGCGGCGACGGTGTCGGCGTCGCCGCGCATGACCGGCCCGCTGAGGCCGTCGATGCCGAGGCGCAGCGCGTTGTCCAGGGCCGCTCCCAGCAGCGGCGCGAGCATCCGGCCCGGGTGGTCGACCCCGGCCAGGGCCAGCAGGGACGCGCTCTCGGCGACGAGAGTGACGAGGTGGTTCGCACCTTGGGCGAGGGCTGCGTGGTAGAGCGCCCGGTACTCCTCCGCGATCCACACCGGTTCGGCCCCCATCTCCACGACGAGTGCCTCGGCGATGGGGCGGAGCGGTTCGGGTGAGGTGACCCCGAAGGAGCAGTTGGCCAGCCGGGTGAGGTCTTCGTCCCGGCCGGTGAAGGTCATCACCGGGTGCAGGGCCAGCGGGAGCGCCCCGGCCCGGGTGAGGGGGGCGAGCACGCCGTGGCCGTGTGCTCCGCTGGCGTGCGCGACGAGTTTTCCGGCGACGGTGACGCCGGTCGCGGCGAGCCCGCCGGCCAGCGGGGCGAGGGCGTCGTCGGGCACGGTCAGCAGGACGAGGTCGCTCGCCTCGACCACGTCGGCGGGTTCGCCGATCCGCGCGTTGGGCAGGCGGGCGGTGACCCGCTGCCGGGACTCCTCCGAGACCGCGGAGGCCGCGACGACCCGGTGTCCGGCGCGTTCCAGCGCCGCACCGAGGACCGATCCGACCCGTCCGGGGCCGATGACCCCGACGGCGAGCCGTGCGGGACGCTGGCGTGTGTCGTGCGCCGTGTTCATGGAGTTCGTTCCAGTCCACTCGGGTACCGGACCTGCCGACGGCCGGTGTGCTCTCCGGACGTGCTCCGAAACGGTGGCTGGACCCCGGAGCCGGAACGGTCCGTCGGACAGGCACTAGGTTACTCACCGGTTGGCCGCTGATCCTACGCGGGGCGGCCCGCCGGGGAAACGGCGACGGCCGGCGCCGACCGCGGGGGTCGGCGCCGGCCGTTCAGCGGACGCCACCAGGATCGTCCTGACGCCGGTGCGGCTGTGCGGGCCGGGCCACCGGGTGGTCAGGGGCCGGGTCAGTCGATGACGCCGGCTCCGGAGGCCCAGCAGTCGGCGTAGGCGATGCCGAGGATGGCGATCGCGTTGCCGCAGACGTTGACCGGCACGTTGGCGTCGACGACGAGCTGGTTGCCGCCCAGGACCGAGCCCTTCCCGGAGGTGATGACGTCGTCTCCGTGGTGGCTGGAGTGGGCGAGGGCGGTGCCGGTCAGGCTCACGGTGGCGGCGGCGGTGACGGCGGCGACGGCGAGCGTCTTCTTCAGCACAGTCGTTCTCCTCACGACGGGCCGGACATCAGGGGGTTCCGACCCGCATTGACGATGGGTGTTTTTCCGAACACGTGTCGTGTTCGGGCTCCATCTAGCCACATCCCCGGTCGATCGGTGGCCCTTTTCACGAATGTGAAGAACCGAGGGAAGTTATTCAGTGACCGTTTGTCACGGACATGTCATGACTTGCCGTTGAGAACTTCCCGCCACCTCCCCGGTGACGTGATTCAGATCACACATCCTCGATGACCTGCACACAGGCGCCGCCGTCCCGGGAACCCCGCAGCCGCCGGGGATTCCGGCGCCGCCCCCGCCCCGCCCCGCGGAGCGTCAGGGCTCCGGCTCCCCCTGGGTCGCCCACCGCTCGGGCCCCGCCGTTTCGGCACGGGACCGCCGCGCCAGGGCGACGATTCGGTCGAGCGCCGCGCGGGCCTCCTCCGGCCCGCGGTCCGACACGTGGGCGCGCACCGGCCCGGGCGGGGTCTCCACCTCCAGGGTGGCGGTGCCGCGCCGCCGCTCCACCGGCCCCATCCGCAGCCGCACCGCCTGCATCCGCGCGTGCGGCACGATCTCGACGACCCGGCAGAACCTGCCGCGCCGGGTGACGAACAGCGAGTCGTCCAGCCCCATCTCCTCCCGGCTGCCCTCACGCACGCCCGGACTGAACCGGACCGAGTCGACGTCGCTTCCCGGGAAGAGCACCCGCAGCAGTTCGTAGGCGAGTGCCGCGGGCACCACCGGCAGCAGCGTCGCGGACTCCGTCTGCCGCTGCCCCGCGTACCCGGCGATGTTCGCCTCGACCCGCACCACCCGCAGCCACCGCCACAGCAGCGGCTCGACGATGCGCACCGCCTGCACCCGCCCCGGCGGCACCGTCTGCATCCGCGCCTGGAAGACGCCGTAGCGCAACCGCAGCCCGTCCGGGGAGAGCGAGGCGTAGAAGTCGATGTAGCGCAGCAGCGGTTCCAGGAAACCGTGGAGCAGTCCCAGCAGCAGCGGCACCGCCCCGCCGAGCACTCCCGGCTCGTCGAACGCCAGACCGGTCGCGATCAG
This window encodes:
- a CDS encoding chaplin family protein; protein product: MLKKTLAVAAVTAAATVSLTGTALAHSSHHGDDVITSGKGSVLGGNQLVVDANVPVNVCGNAIAILGIAYADCWASGAGVID
- a CDS encoding Rossmann-like and DUF2520 domain-containing protein, with the protein product MNTAHDTRQRPARLAVGVIGPGRVGSVLGAALERAGHRVVAASAVSEESRQRVTARLPNARIGEPADVVEASDLVLLTVPDDALAPLAGGLAATGVTVAGKLVAHASGAHGHGVLAPLTRAGALPLALHPVMTFTGRDEDLTRLANCSFGVTSPEPLRPIAEALVVEMGAEPVWIAEEYRALYHAALAQGANHLVTLVAESASLLALAGVDHPGRMLAPLLGAALDNALRLGIDGLSGPVMRGDADTVAAHLAQLREHAPESVASYVALARLTADRALAAGLLRPQDAERLLDVLT
- the panC gene encoding pantoate--beta-alanine ligase; this translates as MTDSTASAGSTPVVTRTAEELQALRPRLGRLALVPTMGALHAGHRSLIAAAREHADTVAVSIFVNPLQFGPNEDYDRYPRTFDSDLRACAEEGVDVVFAPSVDVMYPDAGDGGLGQIVTVDPGSMGRVLEGEFRPGFFQGVLTVVNKLFNLVRPDVAVFGQKDAQQVAVVRRMVRDLCLPVTILAAPTVRDPDGLATSSRNVYLSEKERASALALSRALFAGAEAASAGPAAVLAAARAVLGEALHATPPVSVDYLTLVNPTTFVEVDGDYRGDAVLAVAAWVGETRLIDNVPLTL
- a CDS encoding L-aspartate oxidase, with product MSASPAPLPLRLTAPEPGWTIEADVVVVGSGIAGLSTALRYVERTSAGRVVLVTKDLLANGSTRWAQGGIAAAVDPGDHPWAHLVDTVEAGAGLCDPDAVRVLVDEGPEALHWLVSQGTAFDRTETGELSLTREGGHRANRIAHAGGDATGAEIERALVDAVRARDRIELIEHAFVPDLLLGTDDSGGPRVHGITVHVMGEGERDGVGAVRAGAVVLATGGMGQVFASTTNPEVSTGDGLALALRAGASVQDLEFVQFHPTVLWLGPQARGRQPLVSEAVRGEGAFLVDVHGRRFMAGAHELADLAPRDVVARGIARAMAETGADHVYLDARHFGADKWERRFPTILASCRTHGIDPVTDLVPVAPAAHYASGGIRVDHAGRTDLPGLYAVGEVARTGVHGANRLASNSLLEGVVFADRIAAALADEQPPDPSAPAAPGRKGPTGLVDPAVLPELREVMSRHVGVRRDAAGLAEAAAALADLTARGTSADVPPGVPAWQAANQLTVAWALVRAAARRRETRGSHWRADHEQPSAEARSRTFVLDASGIREETTMRPHTLPEELVEELNRIDVPEAARRGASPDRSRAAVEWHEELVRAALAEDCSGEQVDVTTVATIPAAQTRTADVVARRDGVVAGLPVAELVFRTVCGGVLEVVRHARDGDPVKRGDVLMTVTARTRDLLTAERTALNFLTHLSGIATATRAWVDAVAGTGAAIRDSRKTHPGLRVLEKYAVRCGGGVNHRFGLADAALIKDNHVAAAGGVAEAVRAVRERFPDVPLEVEVDRIDQIEPALAAGAQELLLDNFTVPELREAVALVAGRARLESSGGLTLDRAADVAATGVDYLAVGALTHSSPALDIALDLRENP